The following proteins are co-located in the Vigna angularis cultivar LongXiaoDou No.4 chromosome 2, ASM1680809v1, whole genome shotgun sequence genome:
- the LOC108329337 gene encoding aladin, protein MASFPPPGSLTLCELNRDLITVNALSDDQANQTYGKILGSVFSPVPFHSLESEASDHEGATTTANAAGENVQRKGPVALLQGLVNTYLGRLFYPNDVHLLPEVDLQGVSWHPNKHIIAFISAPTQVLVRDYQESEGKDPSILANESQRDVRVLEWRPNGGKMLAVGCKGGICIWAASYPGNAASVRSGAASFLGSLSRSSGNRYILVDFLRSPYDEHVSALTWSPDGRYLASGSYESSSFTVWDFAQAVGTPIRRGLGGISMLKWSPTGDYFFASKFDGTFYLWETNTWTSEQWSSASGFVKGATWDPDGRMILLAFSESSTLGSVHFASKPPSLDAHLLPVDLPEILSLTGSQGIEKIAWDNSGERLAISFKGGDDMYRGLIAIYDTRRTPLISTSLIGFIRGPGDSPKPITFSFHGKFKQGPLLSVCWSSGFCCTYPLLFRPHMLP, encoded by the exons ATGGCTTCCTTTCCTCCTCCGGGTTCACTCACTCTCTGCGAACTCAATCGTGACCTGA TCACAGTGAACGCTCTGTCCGACGATCAAGCCAACCAAACCTACGGAAAAATCCTG GGATCGGTCTTCAGTCCCGTTCCCTTTCACTCTCTGGAGAGCGAGGCTTCCGATCACGAAGGAGCAACGACGACGGCGAACGCCGCTGGAGAAAACGTTCAGAGGAAAGGTCCGGTGGCACTCTTGCAAGGGCTCGTGAACACTTATCTCGGACGCCTATTTTACCCTAACGAT GTGCATTTGTTGCCGGAGGTTGATCTCCAAGGAGTAAGCTGGCACCCTAATAAGCATATAATTGCTTTCATTTCTGCCCCTACACAAGTTTTGGTTCGTGATTACCAAGAATCTG AGGGGAAGGATCCGAGCATTTTGGCGAATGAGTCACAGAGAGACGTTAGGGTGCTGGAGTGGAGGCCCAATGGTGGGAAAATGCTTGCTGTGGGTTGCAA GGGTGGAATTTGCATCTGGGCTGCTTCTTATCCTGGAAATGCTGCATCTGTTAGATCTGGTGCTGCTTCCTTTTTAGGAAGTTTGTCTAGAAGCTCGGGAAATCGGTATATCCTGGTTGATTTTCTTCGTAGTCCATACGATGAGCATGTCAGTGCTCTCACTTGGAGCCCGGATGGAAGATA CTTAGCATCTGGTTCATATGAAAGCTCCTCATTCACAGTGTGGGATTTTGCTCAAG CTGTAGGGACACCCATTCGGCGGGGATTGGGAGGCATATCAATGCTGAAGTGGTCACCTACTGGAGATTACTTCTTTGCTTCAAAATT TGATGGAACATTTTATCTTTGGGAGACAAACACGTGGACATCAGAACAATGGTCATCAGCAAGTGGTTTTGTCAAG GGAGCAACATGGGATCCAGATGGGCGCATGATACTTCTTGCATTTTCTGAATCGTCAACTTTGGGATCTGTTCACTTTGCATCAAAGCCTCCCTCACTAG ATGCTCATCTGTTACCTGTTGATTTGCCGGAAATATTATCATTGACAGGAAG TCAGGGAATTGAAAAGATAGCATGGGATAATTCGGGGGAGCGATTGGCTATTTCTTTTAAAGGTGGAGATGACATGTACAGGGGACTGATCGCCATATATGATACAAGAAGGACACCTCTTATATCTACATCTTTAAT TGGATTTATAAGAGGGCCTGGAGACAGTCCAAAGCCAATCACGTTTTCATTTCACGGAAAATTTAAGCAGGGACCATTGCTTTCTGTG TGTTGGAGCAGTGGGTTTTGTTGCACTTACCCCCTCTTGTTTCGTCCCCATATGCTTCCATGA